ATGACAAGCTACCAGTGGGAAATGCTTCTTTTTGGGCTCACCGGGGTTGTCGATCCCCACGGCGACTCTTCTGTCTGGAAATCTTCCGGTTTTCTGCACCTTTGGAATCCCCGGGAGAAAAAGCCTGACCAGCCTTGGGAAGCCAAGGTGGACGCGCTCTTTGATCAGGGAGACACTACACTGGATCCGAAAGCCCGGAAAAAGATTTATGACGAATGGCAGGAAATCGCCCATCATGAATTGCCCATGGTCGATCTCGTGACACCGGATGAGATCACGGCCGTTCGAAAGACTCTCGGGGGCATTCGTCCGTCTCCGCTGGGAGGAGTCGTTCCGCACATCACACAGGTTTATCAGCAGGGAGTCCTCTCGCCGACATGATCCGGATGATCCTCATACGCTTTGTCCATTTTCTGGTGGTTCTTTCCGGAATCCTCTTCCTGTCCTTTCTCCTGATTCATCTCGCGCCGGGAAACTTTCTTTCCCAGATGGCAATGAATCCCCAGGTTTCTCCGGCGATCATTCGTCAGCTGAAAGCGCTTTACGGACTGGACAAGCCCTTTTATGTCCAGTTTTTTGACTGGGTGGTGGCGGTTTTTCATGGAAATCTCGGATATTCGTTTTCCTACCACCTGTCTGTGGTCCAGCTTCTGGCTTCCCGCATCCCCCTGACCCTTCTTCTCACGGTCACTGCCGTCATTCTCTCCTGGGGTATGGCTCTCCCGTTTGCTGTCTATGGGGCTTCAAGGCCGGGCGGCTGGTTGGACAAAACACTGACTTCCTTTTCTTATCTTTCCATTTCGATTCCCTCTTTTTTTCTGGCTCTTCTCGGAGTTCTTCTGGCAGGAGCGACCGGATGGTTTCCCATTGGAGGGGCGCACAGTGAGGCATCGTCCTCGTCGGGGGGATTGTCCGGGTTGGGGGATCTTCTTCGTCACCTGATTCTTCCGGCCATGACTCTGGCTCTCGGCAGCTTTGGCGTCCTCTACAGGTTGATGCGCTCTTCCGTCCTGGAAGTCCGGAGCAAGCCCTATTTTGCAGCTGCGCGGGCACGAGGTTTGTCCGTCGGGACCCTCCGGGTTCGCTATCTCTTCCGAAATGCCCTGAATCCCCTGATTACCGTTTTTGGGATGGAACTGGGAGGCCTCTTGTCCGGAGCAGCGTTTGTGGAAATGGTCTATGCGTGGCCGGGGATGGGCAGACTAATGCTCCATGCGGTCATGACGGAAGATCTGTATCTGGTCATGGGCGGTATTCTGGCAGGTTCTCTCATGCTTCTTTCCGGAAACATTCTCGCGGATGCACTGTTGTATTTTCTGGATCCCCGTTCCCGCGAAGGGTTCTCCATATGAGAGAAAAAGCGGGGAACTCATTCCGCCGGGCCGGGCTTCCACTGATCCTCCTCGGGGTCTTTTTTGTGTCCGGATTTTTTGCCGAGTTTCTTGCCCCGTACCGTTATGACAGTGTCCGTTTTGACTTGAGCTACATGCCCCCTGTTTGGCCGACCCTTCATGAAGGTCGCCTGGAAGTCCCGGTCATGACTGTCTCTGATCCGGTGCTTCACCGTTTTCAACGCCGCCCTGGCCAATGGGTTCCGGTCCGGTTTCTTTGTCAGGGCGAAGGTTATACGTGGATGGGAGTCATCCATTCCCGGATGCATCTTTTTTGCGTGGAATCTCCCGGGAGACTGTCTTTTCTGGGTCTGGATGTCTTTGGGAGAGATGTGTGGTCCCGTCTTCTATATGGGATCCGCTTTTCTTTCCTGCTGTCATTTTCTGCGGTCACTCTGTCCTTTCTCATCGGGATAGTGGCCGGCCTTGCCGCGGGAACGGGAGGGGGATGGATCGATCAACTTCTCATGAGGACCGGGGAAGTTTTTATGGCGATCCCGTCCCTTTACCTGTTAATGGGGATACGGGCCATTTTTCCGCCCGGGTTGTCGACGACAGAAGTCACACTGATTATGACCGCTGCACTTGCTTTTGTCGGATGGGCGGGGCTGGCACGGGTGGTCCGGGGAGTCGCGAGAAGTCTCCGGCAGGAAGAATTTGTCCTGGCGGCCAGGTCGGTCGGCGTTTCCTGGTGGGGCGTCTGGGTTCGTCACATTTTGCCAAATATGTCCTATTATCTTCTGATCGCTCTCACTCTTTCGATCCCCGGATTTATTGTCGGGGAAGCCGGGTTGTCATTTTTGGGTCTGGGCGTTTCCGAGCCGCACCCCAGTCTCGGCAACATTCTTGCCGAATCCCAGTCTTTGCCGGCCATGAAAGCGGCCCCCTGGCTTCTTCTTTCAGGAGTCGTCATTGTCAGTATCGTGATCCTGTTCAATCTGTTGGGGGATCGTCTTCGGGAGAACGGGAAAGTCCCGTGATGCGGTGAGGGCAGGAGGATGGATTTTCTTGGTGAATCATGGGAAAGGGTGTGGATTGGCGTATGAAGTTTCCAGATAAGGGAACGAACCGGAAACTGATCTTGTGGGACCTGGACGGAACCCT
The sequence above is drawn from the Leptospirillum ferriphilum ML-04 genome and encodes:
- a CDS encoding ABC transporter permease, which codes for MIRMILIRFVHFLVVLSGILFLSFLLIHLAPGNFLSQMAMNPQVSPAIIRQLKALYGLDKPFYVQFFDWVVAVFHGNLGYSFSYHLSVVQLLASRIPLTLLLTVTAVILSWGMALPFAVYGASRPGGWLDKTLTSFSYLSISIPSFFLALLGVLLAGATGWFPIGGAHSEASSSSGGLSGLGDLLRHLILPAMTLALGSFGVLYRLMRSSVLEVRSKPYFAAARARGLSVGTLRVRYLFRNALNPLITVFGMELGGLLSGAAFVEMVYAWPGMGRLMLHAVMTEDLYLVMGGILAGSLMLLSGNILADALLYFLDPRSREGFSI
- a CDS encoding ABC transporter permease, which produces MREKAGNSFRRAGLPLILLGVFFVSGFFAEFLAPYRYDSVRFDLSYMPPVWPTLHEGRLEVPVMTVSDPVLHRFQRRPGQWVPVRFLCQGEGYTWMGVIHSRMHLFCVESPGRLSFLGLDVFGRDVWSRLLYGIRFSFLLSFSAVTLSFLIGIVAGLAAGTGGGWIDQLLMRTGEVFMAIPSLYLLMGIRAIFPPGLSTTEVTLIMTAALAFVGWAGLARVVRGVARSLRQEEFVLAARSVGVSWWGVWVRHILPNMSYYLLIALTLSIPGFIVGEAGLSFLGLGVSEPHPSLGNILAESQSLPAMKAAPWLLLSGVVIVSIVILFNLLGDRLRENGKVP